The Nocardioides sp. S-1144 genome includes a region encoding these proteins:
- a CDS encoding alanine/glycine:cation symporter family protein, which yields MLWLVVAAAVFTVYFRGIQLTGVRTSIALVRGRYSRDSDPGEVTHFQALSSAVSGTVGLGNIAGVGAAVVIGGPGATFWMILAGLLGMCTKFVECTLGVKYREIHEDGSVTGGPFRYLPIAFERFGALTTRVLTTIFAVALLLFGAIGGNMFQANQTFAQAQEVTGGEDGLLSSAGSALVFGIVLAALVGSVILGGISSIAKVTSRLVPTMAVIYLVACLLVIGGNAVQIPDAIGAIVSGAFNPTGVAGGAVGVLIVGFQRAAFSNEAGVGSAPITHSAVKTRHPVSEGFVALLEPFIDTVVICTMTALTIVIADTAYYSEARETVAAGGDAPDGVVVTSRAFETFLPSFPVVLAIAVALFAFSTLITWSYYSMKAWTTLFGRSARSELLFKFLFCLFTVVGSVITFTSVIAFADAVLFVCAIVNLLACYLLLPKVRDELRSFREGLRSGAIAEVPEDERAS from the coding sequence GTGCTGTGGCTCGTCGTCGCGGCCGCCGTCTTCACCGTCTACTTCCGCGGCATCCAGCTCACCGGGGTCAGGACCTCGATCGCGCTGGTGCGCGGCAGGTACAGCCGCGACTCCGACCCGGGCGAGGTCACCCACTTCCAGGCGCTCTCCTCGGCCGTCTCCGGAACCGTCGGCCTCGGCAACATCGCCGGCGTCGGCGCCGCCGTGGTGATCGGTGGGCCGGGCGCGACCTTCTGGATGATCCTGGCCGGCCTGCTGGGCATGTGCACCAAGTTCGTCGAGTGCACGCTCGGGGTGAAGTACCGCGAGATCCACGAGGACGGGTCGGTCACCGGTGGTCCGTTCCGCTACCTGCCGATCGCCTTCGAGAGGTTCGGGGCGCTCACCACCAGGGTGCTCACCACGATCTTCGCCGTCGCGCTGCTGCTCTTCGGCGCGATCGGCGGCAACATGTTCCAGGCCAACCAGACCTTCGCCCAGGCCCAGGAGGTCACCGGCGGCGAGGACGGCCTGCTGAGCTCGGCCGGGTCGGCGCTCGTCTTCGGCATCGTCCTGGCTGCGCTCGTCGGCTCGGTCATCCTCGGCGGCATCTCCTCGATCGCCAAGGTGACCTCGCGGCTGGTGCCCACGATGGCGGTCATCTACCTCGTCGCCTGTCTCCTCGTGATCGGCGGGAACGCCGTCCAGATCCCCGACGCCATCGGCGCGATCGTCTCCGGCGCCTTCAACCCGACCGGCGTCGCCGGCGGGGCGGTCGGCGTGCTGATCGTCGGCTTCCAGCGCGCTGCCTTCTCGAACGAGGCCGGGGTCGGTTCGGCCCCGATCACGCACTCGGCGGTCAAGACGAGGCACCCGGTCAGCGAGGGCTTCGTCGCCCTGCTCGAGCCGTTCATCGACACCGTCGTGATCTGCACGATGACCGCCCTGACCATCGTCATCGCCGACACCGCCTACTACAGCGAGGCCCGGGAGACGGTCGCGGCGGGAGGCGACGCGCCCGACGGGGTCGTCGTCACCTCCCGCGCCTTCGAGACGTTCCTGCCGTCGTTCCCGGTCGTCCTGGCCATCGCGGTGGCCCTCTTCGCGTTCTCGACCCTCATCACCTGGAGCTACTACTCGATGAAGGCGTGGACGACGCTGTTCGGGCGCTCGGCCCGCAGCGAGCTGCTCTTCAAGTTCCTGTTCTGCCTCTTCACCGTCGTCGGCTCGGTCATCACCTTCACCTCGGTGATCGCGTTCGCCGACGCCGTGCTCTTCGTCTGTGCGATCGTCAACCTCCTCGCCTGCTACCTGCTGCTCCCGAAGGTGCGCGACGAGCTCCGCAGCTTCCGCGAGGGACTGCGCAGCGGCGCGATCGCCGAGGTGCCGGAGGACGAGCGCGCCTCCTGA
- the nucS gene encoding endonuclease NucS, whose translation MRLVVARCQVDYAGRLTAHLPMATRVLMIKADGSVLVHSDGGSYKPLNWMSPPCTLREGTTDDGQVEWTVTARSTAKGPEDTLRILIEEILHETTHHLGVDPGLQKDGVEKHLQELLAEHPATLAEGLSLVRREFPTAIGPVDLMCRDAGGLSVAVEIKRRGEIDGVEQLTRYLELLNRDPALTRRGAVRGIFAAQEIKPQARVLATDRGIACAVVDYDALRGIDDSEHRLF comes from the coding sequence GTGAGACTCGTCGTTGCCCGTTGCCAGGTCGACTACGCGGGTCGGCTCACCGCCCACCTGCCGATGGCGACGCGGGTGCTGATGATCAAGGCCGACGGCTCGGTGCTGGTGCACTCCGACGGCGGCTCCTACAAGCCGCTGAACTGGATGAGCCCGCCGTGCACCCTGCGCGAGGGCACCACCGACGACGGCCAGGTCGAGTGGACCGTCACCGCGCGCAGCACCGCGAAGGGGCCCGAGGACACCCTGCGGATCCTGATCGAGGAGATCCTCCACGAGACGACCCACCACCTCGGGGTCGACCCCGGCCTGCAGAAGGACGGCGTCGAGAAGCACCTCCAGGAGCTGCTGGCCGAGCACCCCGCGACCCTCGCCGAGGGCCTGAGCCTGGTACGGCGCGAGTTCCCGACGGCGATCGGCCCGGTCGACCTGATGTGTCGCGACGCCGGCGGCCTCAGCGTCGCCGTCGAGATCAAGCGTCGCGGCGAGATCGACGGCGTCGAGCAGCTGACCCGCTACCTCGAGCTGCTCAACCGCGACCCCGCGCTGACCCGCAGGGGCGCGGTCCGCGGCATCTTCGCGGCCCAGGAGATCAAGCCGCAGGCGCGGGTGCTGGCCACCGACCGGGGCATCGCCTGCGCCGTGGTCGACTACGACGCCCTGCGCGGCATCGACGACTCCGAGCACCGGCTCTTCTAG
- a CDS encoding GNAT family N-acetyltransferase gives MDHDPAGHPGHPGLGDLVDAWLDGYAVARQLPVLRHDGVAEIEIASGGRRLEVVVAEPAPALLEATLRRLVGTTDVWVTVLTAGQWAPDPPDGVRVQVDDEVLMTLDLAPAAPSGSGSRVVVEEHGDRARAVVLEHEAVTAVGWVALTGPPATPTAVADRVWTAETHRRRGLGGAVMGALQGWAHAHGARRAVLAASVEGQALYAALGWRVAARMTSFAGADGPP, from the coding sequence ATGGACCACGATCCCGCGGGGCACCCGGGGCACCCGGGGCTGGGCGACCTCGTCGACGCCTGGCTCGACGGTTACGCCGTCGCGCGGCAGCTGCCGGTGCTGCGGCACGACGGGGTCGCGGAGATCGAGATCGCCAGCGGGGGACGGCGCCTCGAGGTCGTGGTCGCCGAGCCGGCTCCGGCCCTGCTCGAGGCGACGCTGCGCCGTCTCGTCGGGACCACCGACGTCTGGGTCACGGTCCTGACCGCCGGGCAGTGGGCGCCCGACCCGCCGGACGGCGTCCGGGTGCAGGTCGACGACGAGGTGCTGATGACGCTCGACCTGGCCCCGGCCGCACCGTCGGGGAGCGGCAGCCGCGTCGTCGTCGAGGAGCACGGGGACCGGGCCCGGGCCGTCGTCCTTGAGCACGAGGCGGTGACGGCGGTCGGCTGGGTCGCGCTGACCGGACCGCCGGCGACGCCGACCGCGGTGGCCGACCGGGTGTGGACGGCCGAGACCCACCGCCGCCGCGGGCTCGGCGGCGCGGTGATGGGGGCGCTGCAGGGCTGGGCGCACGCCCACGGGGCCCGTCGTGCCGTGCTCGCGGCCTCCGTCGAGGGACAGGCGCTCTACGCCGCCCTCGGCTGGCGGGTCGCGGCGCGGATGACCTCCTTCGCCGGCGCGGACGGACCTCCGTAG
- a CDS encoding AI-2E family transporter has protein sequence MTPRDPDPEAAAEAADRAEDAAERAEASATQAEDVAAAVVAVVDDDDFGQSGEPFEKRNPFYLGFVGALGALLAWFLFEAIVGIGSVLMLVVVALFLAAGLNPSVELLERRGLRRSWACTAVIVAALGAVALFVVAIVPVITDQVTKLTDNVPGWLDQLQANRKIQELDDEYDIISKIQDYVANGDFVSGLFGGALGFGLRILSALFNAFIVVVLTLYFLASLETTKNAMYRLAPASRRDRVTRLGDRVIRNIGGYVSGAFIVALCAGLSSLVFLFVVGLGEYAVALAFVVALLDVIPMIGATIGAVVVVAIAFATDVNTGIVCIVFYVVYQQVENYVIYPRVMKKSVDVPGAVTVIAALVGAALLGVVGALLAIPTAAALLLIMREVVVKRQDTR, from the coding sequence TTGACGCCACGCGACCCCGATCCGGAGGCCGCCGCCGAGGCGGCCGACCGGGCCGAGGACGCGGCGGAGCGCGCTGAGGCCTCCGCCACCCAGGCCGAGGACGTCGCGGCTGCCGTGGTCGCCGTCGTCGACGACGACGACTTCGGTCAGTCCGGCGAGCCGTTCGAGAAGCGCAACCCGTTCTACCTGGGCTTCGTCGGCGCGCTCGGCGCGCTGCTGGCCTGGTTCCTGTTCGAGGCGATCGTCGGCATCGGCTCGGTGCTCATGCTCGTCGTGGTCGCCCTCTTCCTCGCCGCCGGCCTGAACCCGTCGGTGGAGCTGCTCGAGCGCCGCGGCCTGCGCCGCTCGTGGGCGTGCACGGCCGTCATCGTCGCCGCGCTCGGCGCCGTGGCCCTCTTCGTCGTGGCGATCGTCCCGGTCATCACCGACCAGGTCACCAAGCTCACCGACAACGTGCCCGGCTGGCTCGACCAGCTGCAGGCGAACAGGAAGATCCAGGAGCTCGACGACGAGTACGACATCATCTCGAAGATCCAGGACTACGTCGCCAACGGCGACTTCGTCAGCGGGCTCTTCGGCGGCGCGCTCGGCTTCGGGCTGCGCATCCTCTCGGCGCTGTTCAACGCCTTCATCGTCGTCGTGCTCACGCTCTACTTCCTGGCCTCCCTCGAGACCACCAAGAACGCGATGTACCGCCTCGCGCCGGCCTCGCGCCGCGACCGGGTGACCCGGCTCGGCGACCGGGTGATCCGCAACATCGGCGGCTACGTCTCGGGCGCGTTCATCGTGGCGCTGTGCGCCGGGCTGTCCTCGCTGGTGTTCCTGTTCGTCGTCGGCCTCGGTGAGTACGCCGTGGCGCTCGCCTTCGTGGTCGCGCTGCTCGACGTCATCCCGATGATCGGCGCCACGATCGGCGCCGTCGTCGTGGTCGCGATCGCGTTCGCGACCGACGTGAACACCGGCATCGTCTGCATCGTCTTCTACGTGGTCTACCAGCAGGTCGAGAACTACGTGATCTACCCGCGGGTGATGAAGAAGTCGGTCGACGTGCCGGGCGCGGTCACCGTGATCGCCGCCCTCGTGGGCGCCGCGCTGCTCGGCGTCGTCGGCGCGCTGCTGGCGATCCCGACGGCGGCCGCCCTCCTGCTCATCATGCGCGAGGTCGTCGTGAAGCGGCAGGACACGCGGTAA
- a CDS encoding GNAT family N-acetyltransferase, protein MDISIRRARPSDLRRIAAVEDAGVALFEQHLGAAVLASVPALSAGATSGAERDGVGTLLVAVDDRRLVGFAHVVPHDLHAHLEQVSVLPAYGRRGIGARLVREAMEEARWAGYGVMSLCTYRDVPWNGPFYAALGFTEVSDLEPFQRDLRAHEQALGLDDAGVRVVMQATLSRPTRRPVSDH, encoded by the coding sequence GTGGACATCTCGATCCGGCGGGCCCGACCCTCCGACCTGCGCCGGATCGCGGCGGTCGAGGACGCCGGCGTCGCGCTCTTCGAGCAGCACCTCGGCGCCGCCGTGCTGGCCAGCGTGCCCGCGCTGAGCGCCGGCGCGACGAGCGGGGCCGAGCGCGACGGCGTCGGCACCCTGCTGGTGGCCGTCGACGACCGGCGGCTCGTGGGGTTCGCGCACGTCGTCCCGCACGACCTGCACGCCCACCTCGAGCAGGTCTCGGTCCTGCCGGCGTACGGGCGGCGGGGGATCGGGGCCCGGCTGGTGCGCGAGGCGATGGAGGAGGCCCGGTGGGCCGGCTACGGCGTGATGTCGCTGTGCACCTACCGCGACGTCCCCTGGAACGGCCCGTTCTACGCCGCGCTCGGCTTCACCGAGGTGAGCGACCTGGAGCCGTTCCAGCGCGACCTGCGCGCCCACGAGCAGGCGCTGGGACTCGACGACGCCGGCGTCCGCGTGGTCATGCAGGCCACCCTGTCCCGCCCCACGCGCCGACCCGTCAGTGATCACTGA
- a CDS encoding coiled-coil domain-containing protein, whose amino-acid sequence MNDQGLSIFDEEPEDNDTPQATTGAPRAKSTPADPDGQRTQVIPTAGSTPKPPSNPRTPPARAPQPAPSRPVLPPAAAPAAASASGTDPFPVVRRNGYDRAVVDARVRQLSSEKAGLSATLSDTEQRVAALQEQLDAAQQELDEQKSPSYAGLGGRASTMLRLAEEEADEIREVAQRDAGDIRAQADRDAKAIRSDALREIEDMKVVQLRELDETRARLAADAEQERTLARAEAADILASARREADQVRLAAQQETSEMRTGATREVEQARAAADREVQEARRTLAVEKERLAREATDHHNTAVAETKRLVAEAEQRADAAELRAAEATKQASEHRTAAAAEAEGALQRARREAEQIVAAARQKAESIQTSSDDAAQREIAATRAELGRLVKRRDSITAQLASLRDVVAGFADDSADAGDAGGDGR is encoded by the coding sequence ATGAACGACCAGGGCCTGTCCATCTTCGACGAGGAGCCCGAGGACAACGACACCCCCCAGGCGACCACCGGTGCGCCGCGGGCGAAGTCGACCCCGGCCGATCCCGACGGGCAGCGCACCCAGGTGATCCCGACGGCCGGCTCGACCCCGAAGCCGCCGTCGAACCCGCGGACGCCGCCGGCCCGGGCGCCCCAGCCCGCGCCGTCGCGCCCCGTGCTGCCCCCGGCCGCGGCACCCGCGGCGGCGTCGGCCTCGGGCACCGACCCGTTCCCGGTGGTGCGCCGCAACGGCTACGACCGCGCCGTCGTCGACGCGCGGGTCCGCCAGCTCAGCAGCGAGAAGGCCGGGCTCAGCGCCACCCTCTCCGACACCGAGCAGCGCGTCGCCGCCCTGCAGGAGCAGCTCGACGCCGCCCAGCAGGAGCTCGACGAGCAGAAGTCGCCGTCCTACGCCGGCCTCGGCGGCCGCGCCAGCACGATGCTGCGCCTGGCCGAGGAGGAGGCCGACGAGATCCGCGAGGTCGCCCAGCGCGACGCCGGCGACATCCGCGCCCAGGCCGACCGCGACGCGAAGGCCATCCGGTCCGACGCCCTGCGCGAGATCGAGGACATGAAGGTCGTCCAGCTGCGCGAGCTCGACGAGACCCGCGCCCGCCTGGCCGCCGACGCCGAGCAGGAGCGCACCCTGGCCCGGGCCGAGGCTGCCGACATCCTCGCCTCCGCCAGGCGCGAGGCCGACCAGGTCCGCCTGGCTGCCCAGCAGGAGACCAGCGAGATGCGCACCGGCGCCACCCGCGAGGTCGAGCAGGCCCGCGCCGCGGCCGACCGCGAGGTCCAGGAGGCCCGTCGCACGCTGGCGGTGGAGAAGGAGCGGCTGGCCCGCGAGGCCACCGACCACCACAACACCGCGGTCGCCGAGACCAAGCGGCTGGTCGCCGAGGCCGAGCAGCGCGCGGACGCCGCCGAGCTGCGGGCCGCCGAGGCCACCAAGCAGGCCAGCGAGCACCGCACCGCCGCCGCGGCCGAGGCCGAGGGCGCCCTGCAGCGGGCCCGCCGCGAGGCCGAGCAGATCGTGGCCGCCGCACGCCAGAAGGCCGAGTCGATCCAGACCAGCAGCGACGACGCCGCCCAGCGCGAGATCGCCGCCACCCGCGCCGAGCTCGGCCGCCTGGTCAAGCGCCGCGACTCGATCACCGCCCAGCTGGCCTCGCTGCGCGACGTCGTCGCGGGCTTCGCCGACGACTCGGCCGACGCGGGCGACGCCGGCGGGGACGGCCGTTGA
- a CDS encoding CGNR zinc finger domain-containing protein, producing the protein MVFAHDVELSLQSAVVLANSALDPVTISTVEELSDFYRKHHFSGRHDRDAAERDAVLALRAEFRTLLTASREDAVGLVNRMLAEEQALPQLMRHDEFDWHLHAVSPDAPWATRFRVELAMAMIDVIRGDEMSRLGVCGDDECEGVVLDLSRNRSRRFCSTTCGNRNAVAAYRARQAGA; encoded by the coding sequence ATGGTTTTCGCTCATGACGTCGAGCTGTCGCTGCAGTCCGCGGTCGTCCTCGCCAACAGCGCGCTCGACCCCGTCACCATCTCCACGGTCGAGGAGCTGAGCGACTTCTACCGCAAGCACCACTTCAGCGGTCGCCACGACCGGGACGCCGCCGAGCGGGACGCCGTCCTGGCGCTGCGCGCGGAGTTCCGCACCCTGCTCACCGCCAGCCGCGAGGACGCCGTCGGGCTCGTGAACCGGATGCTCGCCGAGGAGCAGGCGCTGCCCCAGCTGATGCGGCACGACGAGTTCGACTGGCACCTGCACGCGGTGTCGCCCGACGCCCCGTGGGCGACCCGGTTCCGGGTCGAGCTCGCGATGGCGATGATCGACGTCATCCGCGGCGACGAGATGTCGCGGCTCGGCGTCTGCGGCGACGACGAGTGCGAGGGCGTCGTCCTCGACCTGTCCCGCAACCGGTCGCGACGGTTCTGCTCGACGACGTGCGGCAACCGCAACGCCGTCGCCGCCTACCGGGCGCGGCAGGCCGGCGCCTGA
- a CDS encoding endo alpha-1,4 polygalactosaminidase, whose product MHRPLLALTAAVLGLVLGLTALPAHAADVTPLPTGTDVDYQLGGPVDRPAHVGIVVRDRTAAADPDRYNVCYVNGFQTQPDAKRFWRQRWNLVLKQDGRPVVDENWGEWLLDIATPAKRRRLAAIVGRWVDGCARDGFQAVEFDNLDSFTRSRGELSRRDATAFARLLVRRTHAAGLAAGQKNLAGYDGTRIGFDFAVSESCAQYRECGRYVEDFGTQVLMVEYRRVDFRRACADHGATHAIVLRDLALRPGHRARYC is encoded by the coding sequence GTGCACCGTCCCCTCCTCGCCCTGACCGCCGCCGTCCTCGGCCTCGTGCTCGGGCTCACGGCCCTGCCGGCCCACGCCGCCGACGTCACGCCGCTGCCGACCGGCACCGACGTCGACTACCAGCTCGGCGGCCCGGTCGACCGGCCGGCGCACGTCGGCATCGTCGTCCGCGACCGCACCGCCGCGGCCGACCCCGACCGCTACAACGTCTGCTACGTCAACGGCTTCCAGACCCAGCCCGACGCGAAGCGGTTCTGGCGCCAGCGGTGGAACCTGGTGCTGAAGCAGGACGGTCGCCCGGTCGTCGACGAGAACTGGGGGGAGTGGCTGCTCGACATCGCCACGCCCGCCAAGCGGCGTCGGCTCGCCGCGATCGTGGGCCGCTGGGTCGACGGCTGCGCGCGCGACGGCTTCCAGGCCGTCGAGTTCGACAACCTGGACTCCTTCACCCGCAGCCGCGGTGAGCTGTCGCGACGCGACGCCACGGCGTTCGCCAGGCTGCTGGTGCGCCGCACGCACGCCGCCGGCCTCGCGGCCGGGCAGAAGAACCTCGCCGGGTACGACGGCACCCGGATCGGCTTCGACTTCGCCGTCAGCGAGTCGTGCGCGCAGTACCGGGAGTGCGGTCGCTACGTCGAGGACTTCGGCACGCAGGTGCTGATGGTGGAGTACCGGCGCGTCGACTTCCGTCGCGCGTGCGCCGACCACGGCGCCACCCACGCGATCGTGCTGCGCGACCTGGCGCTGCGCCCGGGCCACCGGGCGCGCTACTGCTGA
- a CDS encoding EamA family transporter, with protein sequence MSTLANDTTAPTRRVATPAGFVLALTSAVAFGLSGALARPLLDAGWTPGSVVLVRIAVGALVVVPFGVRALQGRWSLVRRNARLIALYGVLAVAGAQFCYFAAVQHMEVGPALLIEYTAPAAVVVWFWLRHGERPGPVTLGGAAVCALGLVLVLDLFSGAGLSAVGVLWALGAMVGCATYFIVNGDDSTGLPPLSLAAGGLVVGAAALGLLGLVGLMPVRAETADVSYAGTTVAWWVPLVLLGLVTAAVAYVTGIAASRVLGSRLASFVALSEVVAGVLWAWLLLDQLPALVQLLGGALILLGVLGVKLGERGMPVGDAVPEPLPAPLPDPTVTACPAASRRPRA encoded by the coding sequence ATGAGCACCTTGGCCAATGACACCACCGCTCCGACCCGCCGGGTGGCCACCCCCGCCGGCTTCGTGCTGGCGCTGACCTCGGCCGTGGCGTTCGGACTCTCCGGGGCGCTCGCGCGTCCGCTGCTCGACGCCGGGTGGACGCCGGGGTCGGTGGTGCTGGTCCGGATCGCGGTGGGTGCGCTGGTGGTGGTGCCGTTCGGCGTGCGCGCCCTGCAGGGACGGTGGTCGCTGGTGCGCCGCAACGCCCGCCTCATCGCGCTGTACGGCGTCCTGGCCGTCGCCGGCGCGCAGTTCTGCTACTTCGCGGCGGTCCAGCACATGGAGGTCGGCCCGGCCCTGCTCATCGAGTACACCGCGCCCGCGGCGGTCGTGGTCTGGTTCTGGCTGCGTCACGGTGAGCGGCCCGGCCCGGTGACCCTCGGCGGCGCCGCGGTCTGCGCGCTGGGGCTGGTGCTCGTGCTCGACCTGTTCTCGGGCGCCGGGCTGAGCGCCGTCGGCGTCCTGTGGGCGCTCGGCGCGATGGTCGGGTGCGCGACCTACTTCATCGTCAACGGCGACGACTCCACCGGGCTGCCGCCGCTCTCGCTCGCGGCCGGTGGCCTGGTCGTCGGCGCGGCCGCCCTCGGCCTGCTCGGCCTCGTCGGGCTGATGCCGGTGCGCGCCGAGACCGCCGACGTCTCCTACGCCGGCACCACGGTCGCCTGGTGGGTGCCGCTGGTGCTGCTCGGCCTCGTGACCGCCGCCGTCGCCTACGTCACCGGCATCGCGGCCAGCCGGGTGCTCGGGTCGAGGCTCGCGTCGTTCGTCGCCCTCAGCGAGGTCGTCGCCGGCGTGCTGTGGGCCTGGCTGCTGCTCGACCAGCTCCCGGCCCTGGTGCAGCTGCTCGGCGGCGCGCTGATCCTGCTCGGCGTCCTCGGGGTCAAGCTGGGCGAGCGCGGGATGCCGGTCGGCGACGCGGTCCCGGAGCCGCTGCCCGCCCCGCTGCCGGACCCGACCGTTACCGCGTGTCCTGCCGCTTCACGACGACCTCGCGCATGA
- a CDS encoding 3-hydroxyacyl-CoA dehydrogenase family protein: protein MTSMSPAAPAAGSQSRTFTTIGVVGLGTMGAGIAEVFARNGHAVVGVELNDEAVERGRQHLEHSTGRAVRREKMTEAEQAELLGRITFTTALADLADAGLVVEAVVESMEVKKAIFRELDGIVSPDAVLATNTSSLSVTELSSATSGPGRVVGVHFFNPAPVQDLVEVVRTVVTEPDVLTDVQALLASLGKSPVVCGDKAGFIANTLLFGYLNHAASMYEGRYASREDIDAAMRFGCGYPMGPLALLDLIGLDTAYEILETMYRQGRDRLHAPTPVLKQMVTAGLLGRKTGRGFYTYEGPDSPVVVPDDRTPSDDDAPQLRHDVRLVGVVGTGTMAAGIVEVFARAGYDVRCVGRSADKVAGVVATITRSLDKQVQRGRATEETKAEVLARVAGTTSLEDLADVDLVVEAIAEDLAIKTTLFENLDEICKEGAILATTTSSLPIIALASATRRAQDVVGMHFFNPATVMRLVEVVSTVSTDDDVTETTRALCARVGKVAVSCGDRAGFIVNALLFPYLNDAVKMLEAHYATADDIDLAMKQGCALPMGPFELLDVVGNDVSLAIQRELYQEFREPGFAPAPLLEHLVTAGYLGRKTRRGFRDHSRR from the coding sequence ATGACCTCGATGAGCCCGGCAGCGCCCGCAGCAGGTAGTCAGTCCCGCACGTTCACCACGATCGGGGTCGTCGGCCTCGGCACCATGGGCGCCGGGATCGCCGAGGTCTTCGCCCGCAACGGCCACGCCGTGGTCGGCGTCGAGCTGAACGACGAGGCCGTCGAGCGCGGCCGCCAGCACCTCGAGCACTCGACCGGCCGCGCGGTGCGGCGCGAGAAGATGACCGAGGCCGAGCAGGCCGAGCTGTTGGGCCGGATCACGTTCACCACCGCGCTGGCCGACCTCGCCGACGCCGGCCTGGTGGTGGAGGCGGTCGTGGAGTCGATGGAGGTCAAGAAGGCGATCTTCCGCGAGCTCGACGGCATCGTCTCGCCGGACGCCGTGCTGGCGACGAACACCTCGTCGCTGTCGGTCACCGAGCTGTCCTCGGCGACGTCCGGGCCGGGCCGGGTGGTCGGCGTGCACTTCTTCAACCCCGCGCCGGTGCAGGACCTGGTGGAGGTGGTGCGGACCGTCGTCACCGAGCCCGACGTCCTCACCGACGTCCAGGCGCTGCTGGCCTCGCTCGGCAAGAGCCCGGTGGTCTGCGGCGACAAGGCGGGGTTCATCGCCAACACCCTGCTCTTCGGCTACCTCAACCACGCCGCGTCGATGTACGAGGGGCGCTACGCCAGCCGCGAGGACATCGACGCCGCCATGCGCTTCGGCTGCGGCTACCCGATGGGCCCGCTCGCCCTGCTCGACCTGATCGGCCTCGACACCGCCTACGAGATCCTCGAGACGATGTACCGCCAGGGCCGCGACCGGCTGCACGCGCCCACCCCGGTCCTCAAGCAGATGGTCACCGCCGGGCTGCTCGGTCGCAAGACCGGTCGGGGCTTCTACACCTACGAGGGACCCGACAGCCCCGTCGTGGTCCCCGACGACCGGACGCCCTCCGACGACGACGCCCCGCAGCTGCGCCACGACGTCCGGCTGGTCGGGGTCGTCGGGACCGGCACGATGGCGGCGGGGATCGTCGAGGTCTTCGCCCGCGCCGGGTACGACGTCCGCTGCGTCGGGCGCAGCGCCGACAAGGTCGCCGGGGTGGTGGCCACGATCACCCGGAGCCTCGACAAGCAGGTCCAGCGCGGCCGGGCCACCGAGGAGACCAAGGCCGAGGTGCTCGCCCGGGTCGCAGGCACCACGTCGCTGGAGGACCTGGCCGACGTCGACCTGGTCGTCGAGGCGATCGCGGAGGACCTCGCGATCAAGACGACGCTGTTCGAGAACCTCGACGAGATCTGCAAGGAGGGGGCCATCCTGGCGACCACGACGTCCTCGCTGCCGATCATCGCGCTTGCCTCGGCCACCCGCCGCGCGCAGGACGTCGTCGGCATGCACTTCTTCAACCCGGCCACGGTGATGCGACTCGTGGAGGTGGTCTCCACGGTGTCCACCGACGACGACGTCACCGAGACCACCCGGGCGCTGTGCGCGCGGGTGGGCAAGGTGGCGGTCTCCTGCGGTGACCGGGCCGGCTTCATCGTCAACGCGCTGCTGTTCCCCTACCTCAACGACGCCGTCAAGATGCTGGAGGCGCACTACGCCACCGCCGACGACATCGACCTGGCGATGAAGCAGGGCTGCGCGCTGCCGATGGGGCCCTTCGAGCTGCTCGACGTCGTCGGCAACGACGTGTCGCTGGCCATCCAGCGCGAGCTCTACCAGGAGTTCCGCGAGCCGGGCTTCGCGCCGGCGCCGCTGCTCGAGCACCTGGTCACGGCCGGCTACCTGGGCCGCAAGACCAGGCGTGGCTTCCGCGACCACTCGCGGCGCTGA